A genomic window from Silene latifolia isolate original U9 population chromosome Y, ASM4854445v1, whole genome shotgun sequence includes:
- the LOC141628341 gene encoding uncharacterized protein LOC141628341 has product MTNDANPKSTFHPAYSVSNIKNFVPIILEAENVHYASWAELFLNTARAFDVLDHVAPPKDVVLQKDAAWDRLKDIFNDNKNSRAVYLEQQFTSTHMDNFPTVSAYCQKLKMIADQLANVGSPVPETRLVLQLVTHLSAGYSSVATLIQQSDPLPSFYKARSMLTLEESRLAKESPDTALLSSQTPSADTNNKGNNKNGNSNYKGKGNRHNNRGNYRGKNHGGGSNFHGGGNNNNGGYSNSNNNNKHNSRGHQSSGSGVQQPWTWVPLSPWSPQPPPCPYPTAGWSAPTANPSAGILGPRPQQAFIAQPSFTSPTPGAFVPTDIAAAMQSLNLQGPDDGYYMDTGASSHMQSSNGTLSSYSILSDNRHIVVGNGTLIPIRGLGHANLPSPYHNLTLKNVLHVPNLIKNLVSVRKFTIDNNVSVSFDPFGFTVKDLKTGKPIMRSNSTGDLYPLLPSQHSATANPTALLAASSSTWHDRLGHPGNAIFNSLRHNKNIDCRPIKLSSICHSCQLGKHVKLPFSDSMSNTLSPFDILHTDLWTSPVRSSMGHKYYVLFLDDFTNFLWTFPIKQKSQANGELERYKARLVVNGRSQQVGVDCDETFSPVVKPTTIRIVLSLAVSKKWQIHQLDVKTPFTWPSSLNSLYASTTGFPRQRSS; this is encoded by the exons atgactaatgacgcCAATCCAAAATCCACTTTTCATCCCGCTTATTCGGTTTCCAATATCAAAAACTTCGTCCCTATCATTCTTGAGGCCGAGAATGTTCACTATGCGTCTTGGGCAGAGCTTTTTCTCAATACCGCTCGTGCTTTCGACGTTCTCGATCATGTTGCACCTCCTAAAGATGTCGTACTTCAAAAGGATG CCGCGTGGGATCGTCTTAAGGACATCTTTAATGACAACAAAAATTCTCGGGCCGTTTATTTGGAGCAACAATTTACCAGTACCCACATGGATAATTTCCCGACCGTGTCCGCCTATTGCCAGAAACTCAAAATGATAGCCGATCAATTGGCTAATGTTGGCTCGCCTGTCCCGGAAACTCGCTTGGTTCTGCAACTCGTCACACACCTCTCTGCCGGTTACAGCAGTGTGGCGACGCTCATTCAACAAAGCGACCCGTTGCCCTCATTCTACAAGGCGAGGTCCATGCTTACTCTCGAGGAAAGCCGTCTTGCCAAAGAATCTCCTGACACGGCGCTGCTGTCCTCTCAAACTCCCTCTGCCGACACCAATAATAAGGGCAACAATAAGAATGGTAATTCTAATTACAAGGGCAAAGGTAATCGACACAACAACCGAGGTAATTATCGAGGTAAGAATCATGGTGGTGGTTCTAATTTTCATGGTGGTGGCAATAATAATAATGGTGGTTATTCtaattccaataataataataagcacaATTCTCGCGGTCACCAGTCCTCTGGTTCTGGTGTGCAGCAGCCGTGGACCTGGGTTCCTCTCTCACCCTGGTCACCGCAGCCACCTCCGTGTCCGTACCCCACCGCCGGCTGGTCGGCTCCCACTGCTAACCCCTCTGCAGGTATACTCGGCCCTAGGCCGCAGCAGGCTTTTATTGCACAGCCGTCATTCACTTCTCCGACGCCTGGTGCTTTCGTCCCAACCGACATAGCTGCTGCTATGCAATCTCTAAATTTACAGGGGCCTGATGATGGTTACTACATGGATACCGGGGCTTCGTCACATATGCAATCCTCCAATGGTACGCTCTCTTCCTATTCTATTTTGAGTGATAACCGTCATATAGTCGTTGGCAATGGTACTCTTATTCCAATTAGAGGTCTCGGTCATGCTAACCTACCCTCCCCTTATCATAATTTAACTCTCAAAAACGTATTACATGTACCTAATTTGATTAAGAACCTTGTTTCAGTTCGGAAATTTACTATTGATAACAATGTCTCGGTTTCGTTTGACCCGTTTGGTTTCACTGTGAAGGATCTCAAGACGGGGAAGCCGATAATGCGCAGTAATAGCACGGGTGACCTCTACCCTCTCCTACCATCTCAACATTCCGCCACTGCCAACCCCACTGCCTTGCTGGCCGCGTCCTCTTCAACGTGGCATGATCGCCTTGGCCACCCCGGCAACGCCATTTTTAATTCTCTTCGTCATAATAAAAATATTGATTGTCGTCCGATTAAATTATCATCCATTTGTCATTCGTGTCAATTAGGAAAGCATGTTAAACTCCCTTTTTCCGATTCTATGTCAAACACTCTTAGTCCTTTTGATATTTTGCATACCGATTTGTGGACATCGCCCGTTCGTAGCTCAATGGGTCATAAATATTACGTGTTATTTTTAGATGATTTTACCAATTTCCTTTGGACTTTTCCTATCAAACAAAAATCACAG GCTAATGGTGAATTGGAGCGGTACAAAGCTCGTCTTGTTGTCAATGGCAGGTCCCAACAGGTTGGTGTTGATTGTGACGAAACTTTCAGTCCGGTGGTCAAGCCCACTACGATTCGCATTGTTCTTAGCCTCGCTGTGTCAAAGAAATGGCAAATTCACCAACTTGATGTGAAAACGCCTTTTACATGGCCATCTTCTTTAAACAGTTTATATGCATCAACCACCGGGTTTCCGAGACAAAGATCATCCTAA